The Buteo buteo chromosome 25, bButBut1.hap1.1, whole genome shotgun sequence genome has a window encoding:
- the ZBED1 gene encoding E3 SUMO-protein ligase ZBED1 — MENKSLEGSPSDLKLVAHPRAKSKVWKYFGFDTNAEGCILQWKKIYCRICMAQIAYSGNTSNLSYHLEKNHPDEFCEFVKSNTEQMREAFATAFSKIKPESSQQVVQDSLIMKTYQNYENKKHQELTSAVISLICEGMYPASIVDEPTFKALLRTADPRYELPSRKYFCTKAIPEKYNAIREIVLKELTEVLWCGISTDMWRSENQNRSYVTVAVHFLSSSPANCLAVNSRCLKTFEVPEDNTAETITRVLYETFIEWGINTKVFGATTDYSKDIVKACSLLDIPVQMPCLGHTFNAGIQQAFQLPKLCSLLARCRKLVEYFQQSTVAMYMLSEKQKQQNILHCMLVSDRVSWWGSTLAMLQRLKEQQFVIAAVLVEDSNNHHLMLEASEWNTIEGLVELLQPFKQVAEMMSASKYPTISMVKPLLHMLLNTTLNIKENDLKEISMAKEVIAKELSTTYQHTPEIDMFLNVATFLDPRYKKLPFLSAFERQQVENRVVEEAKSLLEKVKENTFRTEEKFFTVSEEPPVKKIIISSTPPPTSVINNMLAEIFCQTGGVEDQEEWHAQIVEELSNFKSQKVLGLNEDPLKWWSDRLALFPVLPKVLQKYWCILATRVFPERLFGSSANVVSAKRNRLAPAHVDEQIFLYENSRNGSEAEPEDEDEGEWGLEQEQIFNLNDSVNVNNNFFNIRDSGFV, encoded by the coding sequence ATGGAGAATAAAAGTTTAGAAGGTTCCCCATCAGACCTAAAGTTAGTGGCTCACCCGAGAGCAAAGAGTAAAGTGTGGAAGTACTTTGGGTTTGATACCAATGCAGAAGGATGCATATTACAGTGGAAGAAGATCTACTGCCGTATTTGCATGGCACAGATTGCCTATTCAGGAAACACGTCCAACCTTTCCTACCACCTTGAGAAAAATCATCCTGACGAATTCTGCGAATTTGTGAAAAGTAACACTGAGCAAATGAGGGAAGCCTTTGCCACCGCCTTTTCAAAAATCAAGCCGGAGTCGTCGCAGCAGGTTGTTCAAGATAGCCTCATCATGAAGACCTACCAGAACTAcgaaaacaaaaagcatcagGAACTGACATCTGCAGTCATCAGCTTAATTTGTGAGGGCATGTATCCGGCCTCTATCGTTGATGAACCCACCTTCAAGGCCCTCTTGAGAACTGCAGACCCCAGGTATGAACTTCCGAGCCGGAAATACTTCTGTACAAAAGCTATTCCTGAAAAGTACAATGCCATTAGAGAAATTGTGCTGAAAGAGCTCACCGAGGTCCTGTGGTGTGGCATCTCCACGGACATGTGGAGGAGCGAGAACCAGAACAGGTCGTACGTAACCGTCGCAGTTCACTTTCTCAGCAGCAGTCCTGCCAACTGCCTGGCTGTGAACTCGCGGTGTTTAAAAACGTTTGAAGTACCGGAGGATAATACTGCAGAGACTATTACGCGAGTCCTTTATGAAACGTTCATTGAGTGGGGGATCAATACAAAAGTCTTTGGTGCTACAACAGATTACAGTAAAGACATTGTGAAAGCTTGCTCTCTCCTAGATATTCCCGTACAGATGCCTTGTTTGGGGCACACTTTTAACGCAGGAATACAACAAGCTTTTCAGCTCCCCAAACTCTGCAGCCTTCTTGCCAGGTGCCGAAAACTGGTGGAGTATTTTCAGCAGTCTACGGTTGCGATGTACATGCTGAGcgagaagcagaagcagcagaatattCTCCACTGCATGCTGGTGAGCGACCGTGTTTCCTGGTGGGGAAGCACGCTTGCCATGCTGCAGCGCCTCAAGGAGCAGCAGTTTGTCATTGCGGCTGTTCTTGTGGAGGACAGCAACAACCACCACCTCATGCTGGAAGCCAGTGAGTGGAATACAATCGAAGGGCtggtggagctgctgcagcctttcaaGCAGGTTGCGGAGATGATGTCTGCTTCAAAGTACCCGACGATAAGTATGGTGAAGCCTCTTCTCCATATGCTTCTGAATACTACGCTGAACATCAAAGAGAATGATTTGAAAGAAATCAGCATGGCAAAGGAGGTGATTGCTAAAGAGCTGTCAACCACCTACCAGCACACGCCTGAGATAGACATGTTTCTCAACGTTGCAACTTTCTTGGATCCCCGCTACAAaaaactgccttttctttcagcCTTTGAGCGGCAGCAGGTTGAAAACAGAGTGGTGGAAGAAGCAAAAAGCCTGCtggagaaagtaaaagaaaatacctttaGGACTGAagagaaattcttcactgtttcGGAAGAGCCCcctgtgaaaaaaatcatcatctcCTCCACTCCTCCTCCTACCAGTGTCATCAACAACATGCTCGCAGAGATCTTTTGCCAGACGGGAGGCGTGGAAGACCAGGAGGAATGGCACGCTCAGATCGTCGAGGAGTTGAGCAACTTCAAGTCACAAAAGGTCCTCGGTTTGAATGAAGACCCGCTGAAGTGGTGGTCTGACAGACTAGCGCTGTTTCCAGTTTTACCAAAGGTTCTTCAAAAATACTGGTGTATTCTGGCCACAAGGGTCTTCCCTGAACGCCTTTTTGGTTCTTCTGCTAATGTTGTAAGTGCAAAGAGAAACCGGTTAGCCCCGGCTCACGTGGATGAGCAGATCTTTTTGTACGAAAACAGTCGGAATGGGTCtgaggcagaaccagaggatGAAGATGAAGGAGAGTGGGGTTTGGAACaggaacagatttttaatttaaatgactCGGTAAATGTAAACAACAATTTCTTTAATATCCGAGACAGTGGGTTTGTTTAA